Proteins co-encoded in one Podarcis muralis chromosome 12, rPodMur119.hap1.1, whole genome shotgun sequence genomic window:
- the CCDC126 gene encoding coiled-coil domain-containing protein 126 isoform X3, with the protein MLMDSPWPLGSAAFSASCACKESTMSVGKRLQNDLSGRHPRQQSSAELREQILDLSKRYVRALAEENKNIMNGGNGVSMAGYADLKRTIAVLLDDILQRLVKLENKVDYMVVNGSATNTTNGNLMPATTSKRVNKVILTRV; encoded by the exons ATGCTGATGGACAGCCCATGGCCCTTGGGGAGCGCTGCGTTTTCAGCCAGCTGTGCTTGCAAG GAATCAACCATGTCCGTTGGGAAACGTTTACAGAATGATCTCTCCGGAAGG CATCCAAGGCAGCAGAGCAGTGCTGAATTGCGTGAACAAATACTTGACTTAAGTAAAAGGTATGTTAGAGCACtggcagaagaaaacaagaataTCATGAATGGTGGTAATGGAGTCTCGATGGCAGGATATG CTGATCTAAAACGAACGATCGCAGTTCTTCTAGATGACATCTTGCAACGCTTGGTCAAACTGGAAAACAAGGTTGATTACATGGTTGTAAATGGCTCAGCAACAAATACTACAAATGGGAACTTGATGCCAGCAACTACAAGCAAACGGGTAAACAAAGTGATTCTGACTCGTGTCTAG
- the CCDC126 gene encoding coiled-coil domain-containing protein 126 isoform X2, producing the protein MALGERCVFSQLCLQDSPSSKWLPVELFALITKESIRLANESTMSVGKRLQNDLSGRHPRQQSSAELREQILDLSKRYVRALAEENKNIMNGGNGVSMAGYADLKRTIAVLLDDILQRLVKLENKVDYMVVNGSATNTTNGNLMPATTSKRVNKVILTRV; encoded by the exons ATGGCCCTTGGGGAGCGCTGCGTTTTCAGCCAGCTGTGCTTGCAAG ATTCCCCATCATCTAAATGGCTGCCAGTTGAGCTATTTGCTCTGATAACTAAAGAAAGCATCAGACTAGCTAAT GAATCAACCATGTCCGTTGGGAAACGTTTACAGAATGATCTCTCCGGAAGG CATCCAAGGCAGCAGAGCAGTGCTGAATTGCGTGAACAAATACTTGACTTAAGTAAAAGGTATGTTAGAGCACtggcagaagaaaacaagaataTCATGAATGGTGGTAATGGAGTCTCGATGGCAGGATATG CTGATCTAAAACGAACGATCGCAGTTCTTCTAGATGACATCTTGCAACGCTTGGTCAAACTGGAAAACAAGGTTGATTACATGGTTGTAAATGGCTCAGCAACAAATACTACAAATGGGAACTTGATGCCAGCAACTACAAGCAAACGGGTAAACAAAGTGATTCTGACTCGTGTCTAG
- the CCDC126 gene encoding coiled-coil domain-containing protein 126 isoform X1 yields MIRLKAQSYTFRCLTLSNVLALQILMCLGLQLKSYLGMTVQFCACLHRKESTMSVGKRLQNDLSGRHPRQQSSAELREQILDLSKRYVRALAEENKNIMNGGNGVSMAGYADLKRTIAVLLDDILQRLVKLENKVDYMVVNGSATNTTNGNLMPATTSKRVNKVILTRV; encoded by the exons ATGATAAGACTtaaagcacaatcctatacatttcgATGTCTCACTTTGTCCAACGTTCTTGCTTTGCAGATTCTaatgtgtttaggactgcagcttaaAAGTTACCTAGGAATGacagtgcaattctgtgcatgcctACAtagaaaa GAATCAACCATGTCCGTTGGGAAACGTTTACAGAATGATCTCTCCGGAAGG CATCCAAGGCAGCAGAGCAGTGCTGAATTGCGTGAACAAATACTTGACTTAAGTAAAAGGTATGTTAGAGCACtggcagaagaaaacaagaataTCATGAATGGTGGTAATGGAGTCTCGATGGCAGGATATG CTGATCTAAAACGAACGATCGCAGTTCTTCTAGATGACATCTTGCAACGCTTGGTCAAACTGGAAAACAAGGTTGATTACATGGTTGTAAATGGCTCAGCAACAAATACTACAAATGGGAACTTGATGCCAGCAACTACAAGCAAACGGGTAAACAAAGTGATTCTGACTCGTGTCTAG
- the CCDC126 gene encoding coiled-coil domain-containing protein 126 isoform X4 yields the protein MFFAFSRKNVSQKLSLLLLVFGFIWGIMLLRYTFQHPRQQSSAELREQILDLSKRYVRALAEENKNIMNGGNGVSMAGYADLKRTIAVLLDDILQRLVKLENKVDYMVVNGSATNTTNGNLMPATTSKRVNKVILTRV from the exons ATGTTTTTTGCATTTTCGAGAAAAAACGTGTCCCAGAAATTGAGCTTACTTCTGCTGGTGTTTGGTTTTATCTGGGGCATAATGTTACTGCGCTACACCTTTCAGCATCCAAGGCAGCAGAGCAGTGCTGAATTGCGTGAACAAATACTTGACTTAAGTAAAAGGTATGTTAGAGCACtggcagaagaaaacaagaataTCATGAATGGTGGTAATGGAGTCTCGATGGCAGGATATG CTGATCTAAAACGAACGATCGCAGTTCTTCTAGATGACATCTTGCAACGCTTGGTCAAACTGGAAAACAAGGTTGATTACATGGTTGTAAATGGCTCAGCAACAAATACTACAAATGGGAACTTGATGCCAGCAACTACAAGCAAACGGGTAAACAAAGTGATTCTGACTCGTGTCTAG